In Abditibacteriota bacterium, a single window of DNA contains:
- a CDS encoding MmcQ/YjbR family DNA-binding protein: MKTREEVLGFALSLGDVYQDAPFDANWQLVRLKKNRKAFVFVYDREGVTWINVKCRPEMTGFWREGFEGVTPAYHMNKTHWNTVILDGSVPEDAVKQMIEDSFELVDR; encoded by the coding sequence ATGAAGACCCGGGAGGAGGTGCTCGGCTTTGCCCTGAGCCTGGGAGACGTGTATCAGGACGCCCCCTTTGACGCCAATTGGCAGCTGGTGCGCCTGAAGAAGAACCGCAAGGCCTTTGTGTTCGTGTATGACCGGGAAGGGGTCACTTGGATCAACGTGAAGTGCCGGCCGGAGATGACCGGCTTTTGGCGGGAGGGCTTTGAGGGAGTGACGCCCGCCTACCACATGAACAAGACCCACTGGAACACGGTGATACTGGACGGCTCCGTGCCCGAGGACGCGGTGAAGCAGATGATCGAAGACAGCTTTGAGCTGGTGGACCGATGA